The proteins below come from a single Etheostoma spectabile isolate EspeVRDwgs_2016 chromosome 4, UIUC_Espe_1.0, whole genome shotgun sequence genomic window:
- the terf2ip gene encoding telomeric repeat-binding factor 2-interacting protein 1 — protein sequence MPSKQLDMAKSNISPVLFLTVDGEPMSFYLRPGPVKLKLQPLITAGGGLLCKVQQPGAIPLIDPDERDSIPETTAHWYVSTKYINDCVEKDEQLNLEDYRLNVEVVPRQSARLNKNKETSPGLIRGRLAYTAEDDAAILSYVSKYKTEIGGNRLWQEMEKQRVTGHSWQSMKTHYKVLLAKKRAEVLEVATTVEDTKTVEGETKVEENQETDVQKPPSAEDAASPQTHSAATDLTQIDDQSIPSESTQPEIGETQTSLFPKERVQHVNPQTDEQPAESTQVETVEAETSNSPQPEGPCLDPQTDSHPIPAESAEPETDELISAQKESVPEDSPPTQPEPLPETSSQKKPKAQQRASPKPQQPQRRLTRRQLVLEEPPSPEPYGKKLRSSSTSPGKPSSSAQPSNKTKLAVKSTLQKDTTVEQPPCKKARGKSVTAVAESQEEGSGQADVSETAQADTESNSVPQKGEKKKEKRKLGILELASKEFEDESESGEDEAPDLQNPTESATKQLTSTDPPLSTSDTAADTASTQSNPEHGLSLQENTQETQASRSNCLPQTGGPEPAATEAVEAISKAHLFIFDCESQEDDSQSILGDNLVAPSKPWPTLDRFATFSLTQVQLEEDMQRIKELMNQTNQDLISVTKALLKTSGDFSAARDQLLNHCSILRPLWNCCDDSLLLSADPVVRQQLQEKYSEEDVAKRIVFLEVEG from the exons ATGCCTTCCAAACAGCTGGATATGGCCAAATCTAACATCTCCCCAGTTCTGTTTTTGACTGTGGACGGTGAACCCATGTCTTTCTACTTGCGACCGGGTCCTGTTAAACTCAAGCTCCAGCCGCTCATCACAGCTGGAGGGGGGTTGTTGTGCAAAGTGCAGCAGCCAGGGGCAATCCCGCTGATTGACCCAGATGAAAGAGACTCTATTCCTGAAACTACTGCTCACTG GTACGTGTCCACAAAGTACATTAACGACTGTGTCGAGAAGGATGAACAGCTGAATTTAGAGGACTACAGGTTAAATGTGGAAGTGGTCCCAAGGCAGTCTGCTagactcaacaaaaacaaagagacctCTCCTGGACTCATAAGAG GCAGGCTTGCTTACACTGCTGAAGATGACGCTGCTATTTTGAGTTATGTCAGCAAGTACAAGACAGAGATTGGGGGGAACCGGCTTTGGCAAGAGATGGAGAAGCAGCGGGTGACCGGTCACAGCTGGCAGTCAATGAAAACTCACTATAAAGTGCTACTGGCAAAGAAACGGGCAGAGGTTTTGGAGGTAGCTACAACAGTGGAAGACACCAAGACAGTAGAGGGAGAGACTAAG GTAGAAGAAAATCAGGAGACAGATGTTCAAAAACCGCCCAGTGCAGAAGATGCTGCTTCACCTCAGACACATTCAGCAGCAACAGACCTAACACAG ATAGATGACCAGTCGATACCATCTGAAAGCACACAACCAGAAATTGGAGAAACTCAAACATCCCTCTTTCCCAAAGAAAGAGTGCAACATGTGAACCCACAGACAGATGAACAACCAGCTGAAAGCACTCAAGTAGAGACTGTAGAAGCTGAAACATCTAACTCCCCGCAACCTGAGGGACCTTGTTTGGACCCACAGACAGACTCTCACCCCATTCCTGCTGAGAGTGCAGAACCAGAAACGGATGAACTCATCTCTGCACAAAAAGAAAGTGTGCCTGAGGACTCTCCTCCAACGCAGCCCGAGCCCCTGCCCGAGACCTCTTCTCAGAAAAAGCCTAAAGCCCAACAAAGGGCTTCCCCCAAGCCGCAACAACCGCAGCGTCGATTGACACGCAGGCAACTTGTGCTTGAGGAGCCGCCATCGCCTGAACCTTATGGCAAAAAACTCAGGTCCTCATCAACTTCTCCAGGGAAACCATCGTCATCTGCCCAGCCctcaaataaaactaaattagCTGTTAAGTCCACTCTTCAAAAAGACACAACTGTTGAGCAGCCGCCTTGTAAGAAAGCCAGAGGAAAGAGTGTGACAGCAGTGGCAGAGAGTCAAGAGGAAGGGAGCGGACAAGCTGATGTCTCTGAAACGGCACAAGCAG ATACAGAGTCTAATTCTGTGCCacagaaaggagagaagaagaaagaaaagagaaagttgGGGATCCTAGAGTTGGCTTCAAAGGAGTTTGAAGATGAAAGTGAG TCTGGTGAGGACGAAGCTCCAGATCTCCAAAACCCAACTGAATCTGCAACAAAACAACTGACATCGACAGATCCTCCACTCTCCACTTCCGACACAGCTGCAGACACTGCTTCCACACAGTCCAACCCTGAACATGGACTCAGCCTCCAAGAGAACACGCAAGAGACCCAGGCCTCCAGGAGCAACTGCCTACCACAGACAGGCGGCCCTGAACCTGCAGCCACCGAGGCTGTCGAAGCAATCTCCAAGGCCCACCTGTTCATATTCGACTGTGAATCTCAGGAGGACGACTCTCAGTCCATTCTCGGTGATAATCTGGTAGCTCCGTCCAAACCGTGGCCAACACTGGACAGATTCGCTACATTTTCACTGACACAGGTCCAGTTGGAAGAAGACATGCAGCGAATCAAAGAGCTGATGAACCAGACCAATCAG GACTTGATTAGCGTGACCAAAGCCCTGTTGAAAACCAGCGGAGACTTCTCTGCTGCTCGGGATCAGCTTTTGAATCACTGTTCCATTTTACGGCCACTTTGGAATTGCTGTGACGACAGTCTTTTGCTCTCAGCTGATCCCGTGGTCCGACAGCAGCTGCAAGAGAAATACAGCGAGGAGGACGTGGCCAAAAGAATCGTGTTCCTCGAGGTAGAGggatga